The genomic region TCGGGCCAGTGGCGCCACGGCAGCGGGGAGGACAGCAGCCAATGATCGCGGAAATCGGCCACTTCGCCCTGATCCTGGCCCTGGTCGTGGCCGTCGTCCAGGGCACCCTGCCGATGATCGGGGCGGCCCAGGGCCGGGCCAACTGGATGGCCGTGGCGCGGCCCTCGGCGCAGCTGCAGCTGCTCCTGGTGCTGACCGCCTTCCTGGCCCTGATGCAGGCCTACGTGGTCTCCGACTTCTCCCTGGCCAACGTGGCCCAGAACTCGCACTCGGCCAAGCCGATGCTCTACAAGATCACCGGGGTCTGGGGCAATCACGAGGGCTCGATGCTGCTCTGGATCCTGATCCTAGCGCTCTTCGGCGCCGCGGTCGCGGCCTTCGGGGGCAACCTGCCGCCGACCCTGCGCGCCCGGGTGCTCTCGATCCAGGCCTGGATCGCGGTCGGCTTCTTGGCCTTCTCGCTCTTCACCTCGAACCCCTTCGAGCGGATCTTTCCGGTGCCGCTGGACGGCCAGGACCTCAATCCCCTGCTCCAGGACCCGGGCCTCGCCTTCCACCCGCCCATGCTCTACGTCGGCTATGTCGGCTTCTCGATCGCCTTCGCCTTCGCCGTAGCGGCCCTGATCGAGGGCCGGGTCGACGCCGCCTGGGCCCGCTGGGTGCGGCCCTGGACCCTGCTCGCCTGGCTCTTCCTGACCGGCGGCATCGCGTTGGGCAGCTGGTGGGCCTACTACGAGCTCGGCTGGGGCGGCTGGTGGTTCTGGGATCCGGTCGAGAACGTCTCCTTCATGCCCTGGCTGATGGGCACCGCCCTGCTGCACTCGGCGGTCGTGGTCGAGAAGCGCGACGCCCTGAAGATCTGGACCATCCTGCTGGCGATCCTGACCTTCTCCCTGTCGCTGATCGGCACCTTCATCGTCCGCTCGGGCCTGTTGACCTCGGTCCACGCCTTCGCCACCGATCCCGAGCGCGGGCTCTTCATCCTGATGCTGCTCTGCATCGCCATCGGCGGCTCGCTGGTGCTCTTTGCCCTGCGGGCGCCGG from Kiloniellales bacterium harbors:
- a CDS encoding heme lyase CcmF/NrfE family subunit → MIAEIGHFALILALVVAVVQGTLPMIGAAQGRANWMAVARPSAQLQLLLVLTAFLALMQAYVVSDFSLANVAQNSHSAKPMLYKITGVWGNHEGSMLLWILILALFGAAVAAFGGNLPPTLRARVLSIQAWIAVGFLAFSLFTSNPFERIFPVPLDGQDLNPLLQDPGLAFHPPMLYVGYVGFSIAFAFAVAALIEGRVDAAWARWVRPWTLLAWLFLTGGIALGSWWAYYELGWGGWWFWDPVENVSFMPWLMGTALLHSAVVVEKRDALKIWTILLAILTFSLSLIGTFIVRSGLLTSVHAFATDPERGLFILMLLCIAIGGSLVLFALRAPALKAGGLFAPISREGGLVLNNLLLAVSTGTVFLGTLAPLFAEAFDYKISVGAPYFNLFAAIFGLPLIAAMGVGPLLPWKRADLAGALGRLKIAAGLTFVAGLVTWYLQQGGPVLAILGMVLAAWLFFATLAEWAERVQLFRTSPAASLSRALRLPRAAYGMTFAHLGMAIAVAGMTASSAWKAEEVRVMRPGETVEVAGYSYRFEEVRELRGPNYFSEVGRFTVTRDGESVAELTPEKRFYPVQQMPTTEAAIHTTGVSDLYAVIGDSDGQGGWTVRIYHEPLVPWLWAGALLMVLGGCISLSDRRLRVGAPRRRTAPAAAAATAS